A single genomic interval of Pangasianodon hypophthalmus isolate fPanHyp1 chromosome 8, fPanHyp1.pri, whole genome shotgun sequence harbors:
- the slc16a1b gene encoding monocarboxylate transporter 1b, producing MPPATGGPVGYTPPEGGWGWAVVVGAFISIGFSYAFPKSITVFFKEIEVIFNATSSQVSWISSIMLAVMYGGGPISSILVNKYGSRPIIIIGGCLAGTGLVCASFCNTVEGLYFCVGVIGGLGLAFNLNPALTMIGKYFYKKRPIANGIAMAGSPVFLSTLAPLNSWLYDQFGWRGSFLILGGALLNCCVAGALMRPIGPKPQPKPAVEEGGTKRHEKKTVMQTINSFIDLTLFKHRGFLLYLLGNVIMFFGLFAPLVFLSNYAKSIGISKDKAAFLLSMLAFTDMVARPSMGLVANSRWVRPRIQYFFAAAVLYNGVCHLLAPMSVDYLGFSIYAVFFGVAFGWLSSVLFETLMDLVGAQRFSSAVGLVTIVECGPVLLGPPFLGKLNDIYHDYKYTYIGCGIVLVIASVFLFVGMGINYRLLDQERKAEERKAGLEEKEQETNIDNAMREKEKEAENDVSTPLTKADVAKMDEDAV from the exons ATGCCTCCAGCGACAGGCGGTCCAGTGGGCTACACCCCTCCAGAAGGGGGCTGGGGTTGGGCCGTAGTAGTCGGCGCTTTCATCAGCATCGGCTTCTCCTATGCCTTCCCCAAGTCAATCACTGTGTTTTTCAAAGAGATCGAGGTGATCTTCAACGCCACCAGCAGCCAGGTCTCGTGGATCTCCTCCATCATGTTGGCCGTCATGTACGGAGGAG GACCAATCAGCAGCATCTTGGTGAACAAGTATGGCAGCCGACCAATCATCATCATCGGAGGCTGTCTGGCCGGCACGGGTTTGGTCTGCGCATCCTTCTGTAACACAGTGGAGGGACTGTACTTCTGTGTGGGAGTCATAGGAG GTCTTGGTTTGGCATTCAATCTGAATCCCGCTTTGACAATGATCGGGAAATACTTCTATAAGAAGCGTCCGATTGCTAACGGCATTGCCATGGCAGGCAGCCCCGTGTTCCTCTCCACACTGGCACCTCTGAACAGCTGGCTATATGATCAGTTTGGCTGGAGGGGGAGTTTTCTGATTCTGGGTGGTGCGCTGCTTAACTGCTGTGTGGCCGGCGCATTGATGCGACCCATCGGACCAAAACCACAGCCCAAACCTGCTGTAGAGGAGGGAGGAACAAAAAGGCATGAGAAGAAAACGGTGATGCAGACCATCAACAGCTTCATCGACCTGACGCTATTTAAGCATCGTGGTTTCCTGCTTTACCTCTTGGGCAATGTGATCATGTTTTTCGGGCTGTTTGCACCACTTGTCTTCCTCAGCAACTACGCAAAGAGCATCGGCATCTCCAAAGATAAGGCAGCCTTCCTGCTCTCCATGCTAGCCTTCACAGACATGGTGGCACGGCCATCTATGGGCCTGGTGGCTAACAGCCGCTGGGTTCGCCCACGcatacagtatttctttgcAGCAGCAGTGCTGTATAACGGCGTGTGTCACCTGTTGGCACCAATGTCCGTAGACTACCTGGGCTTCTCTATCTATGCAGTGTTTTTCGGGGTGGCGTTCGGCTGGCTCAGCTCCGTGCTCTTTGAGACGCTCATGGACCTGGTGGGGGCGCAGAGGTTCTCTAGTGCCGTGGGCCTCGTCACCATTGTGGAGTGTGGACCAGTGCTGCTCGGACCTCCCTTCCTGG GCAAACTGAACGACATCTACCATGACTACAAATACACGTACATTGGCTGCGGCATCGTCCTAGTCATAGCCAGCGTATTTCTCTTCGTCGGGATGGGCATTAACTACCGTCTGCTGGACCAAGAGAGGAAAGCAGAGGAGAGGAAAGCTGGGCTTGAAGAAAAGGAACAAGAGACTAACATAGACAATGccatgagagagaaagagaaggaagcaGAGAATGACGTTTCTACACCGCTCACAAAAGCAGATGTGGCCAAAATGGATGAGGACGCTGTGTAA